The Candida orthopsilosis Co 90-125, chromosome 3 draft sequence sequence TTGACCTGTACAAATACTAATAAAGAAGTGATAGATGCTGCATTGAAGCGTGCGAAAGAAAATGGAATAAGAAACATATTAGCACTAAGAGGAGACCCGCCTAGGACGGAAGAGTATTGGACACCCAATtgtcaattcaaaaatgccGTTGATTTGGTAAAGTATATTCGTCTGGAATATGGTGATTACTTTTGCATTGGAGTGGCTGCGTACCCTGAAGGTCATGTTGACGGTGCTGATATATCCAATCAAAACCCACGTAAAGACATTCCTTACTTGGTTGAGAAAGTCAAGGCCGGTGCAGATTTCATAATCactcaattgttttttgatGTAGACAAATTTATCgcttttgaaagattaATCAAGCAATCACCagaattgaaagatgtACCCTTGATTCCAGGTCTCATGCCCATTACCACCCATCGTGTATTCACCAGAGCCACCAAACTTTCTCATGCCACCATACCAACGAAGGTTTATAGACAATTTGATGAGATAAAGAACGATGACGATGCTGTCAAGGCGGTAGGTGTTGATCTTTTGTGTGATATTATAAGCAAGATAGATGAAAGAACAGATATAAAAGGATACCATTTTTATACTttaaatttggaaaaagcTGTTGCCTCCATCTTGAATAAGTCGGATGTCTTACGTCCCATCTTAGAACAACCATCTCCCGTATTTGGTAACGAGGATGCAATTGCTTCTGACTCTGATGACGAGGAAGACTTACCACTGCCACATCAAAAGCGAAAGCACAGAAAATCGTCTGTAGTTGAGCCATTGACTCAGAAGGCCGTTGTTGAAATAAGTAGAGGATTGGGGGCACTAGGCAAAGAAGCTATCTGGGATGATTTCCCCAACGGTAGATTCGGTGATTCGAACTCGCCCGCATACGGTGAGATCGATGGATATGGAcctaatttgaaaatttatgaCAAGAGTGAAGCCATAGCTAAATGGGGATCACCCGAACTGATAAAGGACTTGAGTCGTATTTTCACATCCTATCTTTCTGGGAAAGTCGACGTCATTCCATGGGCCGATGTGCCCTTATCACCAGAAACCGCGCTCATCCAAGAAGAGCTATTTGAGTTGAATGAAAAGGGGTGGTTTTCGGTAGCTTCGCAACCGGCAGTAAATGGATGCAAATCAACTGATAACATTTTTGGGTGGGGTCCAGCTAATGGAATTGTATACCAAAAATCTTTTGTCGAATTGTTTATGCCAGCCAGAGACTGGGAGAATCTTAGATCTCATCTTGATGACTCAACCACCTATTATGTTGGAACCAAATCAGGGGAAATAAAACTGAACTTGCCAATCGAACAGGATTTTGGTAAGTCAAAAAGTGC is a genomic window containing:
- a CDS encoding Met12 protein (S. cerevisiae homolog MET12 has methylenetetrahydrofolate reductase (NADPH) activity), with translation MSKVKDLIQSLAPEEKFISFEFFPPKTDSGFRNLLARLNRLSAFNPLFITVTWGAGGSTSEKSLDLAATCQKKIGATTVLHLTCTNTNKEVIDAALKRAKENGIRNILALRGDPPRTEEYWTPNCQFKNAVDLVKYIRSEYGDYFCIGVAAYPEGHVDGADISNQNPRKDIPYLVEKVKAGADFIITQLFFDVDKFIAFERLIKQSPELKDVPLIPGLMPITTHRVFTRATKLSHATIPTKVYRQFDEIKNDDDAVKAVGVDLLCDIISKIDERTDIKGYHFYTLNLEKAVASILNKSDVLRPILEQPSPVFGNEDAIASDSDDEEDLPSPHQKRKHRKSSVVEPLTQKAVVEISRGLGALGKEAIWDDFPNGRFGDSNSPAYGEIDGYGPNLKIYDKSEAIAKWGSPESIKDLSRIFTSYLSGKVDVIPWADVPLSPETALIQEELFELNEKGWFSVASQPAVNGCKSTDNIFGWGPANGIVYQKSFVELFMPARDWENLRSHLDDSTTYYVGTKSGEIKSNLPIEQDFGKSKSAVTWGVFPQKEILQPTVIDYESFKAWNEEAFLLWLEWARCYKKSSKSFALLNSIYNDYVLVSLVHHEYPKEDALWQLLLQ